One window of Cydia pomonella isolate Wapato2018A chromosome 7, ilCydPomo1, whole genome shotgun sequence genomic DNA carries:
- the LOC133520109 gene encoding translocation protein SEC63 homolog isoform X2 codes for MGGQKFEYDESGSTFFYFVLSFLALILVPATFYYWPRKRKEDPAKQAERCQCPNCIKKQSIIEQSQPYKSLKNFLIKLAIISGWVLLAFLAYKVSQFDYEMSNFDPYEILGLPPGATQAEIKKSYRKQSLILHPDKETGDEKAFMKLTKAYQALTDDEARRNWEKYGNPDGPGAMSFGIALPSWIVEKENSVWVLGLYALVFMVALPTVVGTWWYRSIRFSGEQVLLDTTQMYFYFCHKTPSMPLKRALMILAASCEFDRRHNSEIIERITDNEEVPMLLRELPNLGEKNKEQPLCRPYSIKARALLHAHLSRLRLPSEALDADRRYIVGRCPDLIVEMVNCVNQLIALAYARRIPRLPTIETIENCMKLSPMIVQGLWEYKSPLLQLPYITEDHLKHFTSRKKHIKSLLQLAQLPGDERRQVMRFLNDKQYDDVVKVLGNMPYIHFQVNTEVIDDENSTVVTAGAIVTVTVFLRRTNMKELFGDSSIKEKNIEDDEEGNGDAKKGENDKTEENDKDKKEVSKRPVWMKQTKRAPAKRGKKPAPAKQPAKPAPEPVPEVKENKEQKEQKEKEPKKKEPKKKDDEEEDSSDESSAEDSESHDSASEESRKSSGEDDDQWDKFQKRLHKRERLEGRSRSSHPVHCPYYPQDKQEYWWCYICDRKSHTLLTAPAHVTALLHETELQLRFTAPRWPQLYTLSACLRSDSYIGMDQQLDLKLDVKEAAAVPHEHPQWDLSDTDSDNQDQGGNESEFTTDDEVEEE; via the exons ATGGGAGGCCAGAAATTCGAATATGATGAGAGTGGATCaacattcttttattttgtgttaTCATTCCTCGCTTTAATATTAGTGCCCGCAACGTTCTACTATTGGCCGAGGAAAAGAAAAGAAG ATCCAGCAAAACAAGCAGAAAGATGTCAATGTCCAAATTGTATAAAGAAACAGTCAATAATAGAACAATCACAGCCTTACAAATCTTTAAAGAACTTCCTAATTAAACTCGCAATAATATCAGGATGGGTATTACTCGCATTTTTAGCTTATAAGGTGTCACAGTTTGACTATGAAATGTCTAATTTTGATCCATATGAAATACTGGGTTTGCCGCCTGGAGCAACTCAGGCTGAAATCAAGAAGTCTTATCGTAAGCAATCTTTGATACTCCATCCGGATAAAGAGACTGGTGATGAGAAAGCTTTCATGAAGCTTACTAAAGCTTATCAG GCTCTAACAGATGACGAGGCGCGACGGAACTGGGAGAAGTATGGCAACCCAGACGGCCCCGGAGCCATGAGTTTTGGCATAGCCTTGCCCAGTTGGATTGTAGAGAAGGAGAACAGCGTTTGGGTCCTGGGGCTCTATGCACTGGTGTTTATGGTTGCTTTACCCACtgtt GTCGGTACCTGGTGGTACCGCTCCATCCGCTTCTCCGGCGAGCAAGTCCTGCTCGACACCACACAGATGTACTTCTACTTCTGCCACAAAACCCCCTCTATGCCCCTGAAGAGGGCGCTGATGATCCTCGCGGCATCCTGCGAGTTTGACAGGAGACACAACTCGGAGATTATAGAGAGAATCACTGACAATGAGGAAGTGCCTATG CTTCTCCGTGAGCTCCCAAACCTAGGGGAAAAGAACAAGGAGCAACCTCTCTGCCGCCCCTACAGCATCAAAGCCAGAGCCTTGCTCCATGCCCATCTGTCCCGTCTCCGTCTCCCGAGCGAAGCCCTGGACGCCGACAGACGATATATCGTGGGTCGCTGCCCTGATCTGATTGTGGAGATGGTCAACTGTGTCAATCAGCTCATAGCGCTTGCTTACGCCAGGAGAA TACCCCGCCTACCGACTATAGAAACAATCGAAAATTGCATGAAGCTCTCGCCCATGATAGTCCAAGGCCTATGGGAATACAAATCCCCCCTCCTGCAACTGCCATACATCACCGAAGACCATCTGAAGCACTTCACGAGCCGCAAGAAACACATCAAGTCGCTGTTACAATTGGCACAGCTGCCCGGGGACGAGCGGCGGCAAGTTATGAGGTTTCTGAATGACAAGCAGTATGATGACGTCGTCAAAGTGTTGGGGAATATGCCCTATATACACTTCCAGGTTAATACTGAAG TAATCGACGACGAAAACTCGACGGTCGTGACGGCGGGCGCCATCGTCACCGTCACGGTGTTCCTGAGGCGAACCAACATGAAGGAGTTGTTCGGCGACTCCAGCATCAAGGAGAAGAATATCGA GGACGATGAGGAAGGCAATGGTGATGCGAAAAAGGGAGAGAACGACAAAACCGAAGAAAATGACAAGGACAAAAAGGAGGTTTCGAAGAGGCCCGTGTGGATGAAACAG ACCAAGCGAGCTCCAGCAAAGAGGGGCAAGAAGCCAGCGCCGGCCAAGCAGCCAGCCAAGCCTGCACCCGAACCAGTGCCAGAAGTCAAGGAGAACAAGGAACAGAAAGAACAGAAGGAGAAGGAACCTAAGAAGAAGGAACCAAAGAAGAAAGACGACGAAG AAGAAGATTCGTCAGACGAATCAAGCGCCGAAGACTCAGAGTCTCACGACTCAGCGTCCGAGGAGTCCCGCAAGTCGTCAGGAGAAGACGACGACCAATGGGACAAATTCCAAAAGCGGCTTCACAAGCGGGAGCGGTTAGAGGGCCGCTCGCGCTCGTCGCACCCTGTGCACTGCCCTTACTACCCCCAG GACAAGCAAGAGTACTGGTGGTGCTACATCTGCGACCGCAAGTCGCACACGCTGCTCACGGCCCCGGCGCACGTGACGGCCCTGCTGCACGAGACGGAGCTGCAGCTGCGCTTCACGGCCCCGCGCTGGCCGCAACTTTATACGCTTAGTGCTTGTTTACGCTCAG
- the LOC133520111 gene encoding polyadenylate-binding protein-interacting protein 1 isoform X2, producing MNNGDIGGSRGRGRGWQQPENQPRELRRPKNVVEDAKVEAPKSNLSAEAKEWYPPNYTPQTYAADPAPYRPQRFSVQNRLRQVQDQNPYNFDTMSYSLEEADNMDLRENIGNLITVMCEITFDPGKFDTLCGPLVDSFASMLHERSYTRALIDAIVNQSIGEPNFRYNGARLCSMYDSLAPPEESTFRACLLERCSAEENKIITGLEGSEENVRGFAMFLAEIYTQLEDSQGGRIRSLGESLCKVLLHLLDTDNEPNIKSVCQLLKLSGIALDADCPGGMHAMFERLKRRAALPAVRAVLALRQGRWGLAEPQRGTVTNGEPPGAGDGAGAGGGFLADGHSLTAEECAFLQSNLPPKAAALEEDILEELENDAWDTGMDAEMQAGFLEFLKISNQINR from the exons ATGAATAACGGAGACATCGGGGGGTCTAGAGGCAGAGGCCGCGGTTGGCAGCAGCCAGAAAACCAACCGCGAGAGCTTCGGCGCCCGAAGAACGTCGTCGAGGATGCTAAAG TGGAAGCACCCAAGTCGAACCTGTCTGCGGAGGCGAAGGAATGGTACCCACCAAACTACACCCCGCAGACATATGCTGCCGACCCAGCCCCCTATAGACCCCAGAGGTTCTCTGTGCAGAATCGCCTGCGGCAGGTTCAGGACCAGAACCCGTACAACTTCGACACCATGTCCTACTCGCTTGAGGAGGCTGACAACATGGACTTGAGG GAGAACATCGGCAACCTGATAACAGTGATGTGCGAGATAACCTTCGACCCGGGCAAGTTCGACACCCTGTGCGGGCCGTTGGTTGACTCGTTCGCCTCCATGCTGCACGAGCGGAGTTACACGAGGGCGCTCATCGACGCCATCGTCAACCAG TCGATCGGCGAGCCCAACTTCCGCTACAACGGCGCTCGTCTCTGCTCCATGTACGACTCGCTCGCCCCGCCGGAGGAGTCCACCTTCCGGGCCTGTCTGCTCGAGCGCTGCTCCGCCGAGGAGAACAAGATCATCACCGGCCTCGAGGGCTCGGAGGAGAACGTGCGCGGCTTCGCCATGTTCCTGGCCGAGATCTACACCCAGCTAGAAGACAGCCAG GGCGGGCGGATCCGGTCGCTCGGCGAGAGCCTGTGCAAGGTGCTCCTGCACCTCCTCGACACCGACAACGAGCCCAACATCAAGTCCGTGTGCCAGCTTCTCAAG CTTTCAGGCATCGCCCTGGACGCGGACTGCCCGGGCGGCATGCACGCCATGTTCGAGCGGCTCAAGCGgcgcgccgcgctgcccgccgTGCGCGCCGTGCTGGCGCTGCGCCAGGGCCGCTGGGGGCTCGCCGAGCCCCAGAGGG GTACAGTGACGAACGGCGAGCCGCCGGGCGCGGGCgacggcgcgggcgcgggcggcggcttCCTGGCCGACGGGCACTCGCTCACGGCCGAGGAGTGCGCCTTCCTGCAGAGCAACCTGCCGCCCAAGGCCGCCGCCTTGGAGGAGGACATCCT CGAGGAACTGGAGAACGACGCCTGGGACACAGGCATGGATGCCGAGATGCAAGCCGGCTTCCTCGAGTTCCTCAAGATATCCAACCAGATC
- the LOC133520109 gene encoding translocation protein SEC63 homolog isoform X1, protein MGGQKFEYDESGSTFFYFVLSFLALILVPATFYYWPRKRKEDPAKQAERCQCPNCIKKQSIIEQSQPYKSLKNFLIKLAIISGWVLLAFLAYKVSQFDYEMSNFDPYEILGLPPGATQAEIKKSYRKQSLILHPDKETGDEKAFMKLTKAYQALTDDEARRNWEKYGNPDGPGAMSFGIALPSWIVEKENSVWVLGLYALVFMVALPTVVGTWWYRSIRFSGEQVLLDTTQMYFYFCHKTPSMPLKRALMILAASCEFDRRHNSEIIERITDNEEVPMLLRELPNLGEKNKEQPLCRPYSIKARALLHAHLSRLRLPSEALDADRRYIVGRCPDLIVEMVNCVNQLIALAYARRIPRLPTIETIENCMKLSPMIVQGLWEYKSPLLQLPYITEDHLKHFTSRKKHIKSLLQLAQLPGDERRQVMRFLNDKQYDDVVKVLGNMPYIHFQVNTEVIDDENSTVVTAGAIVTVTVFLRRTNMKELFGDSSIKEKNIEDDEEGNGDAKKGENDKTEENDKDKKEVSKRPVWMKQQTKRAPAKRGKKPAPAKQPAKPAPEPVPEVKENKEQKEQKEKEPKKKEPKKKDDEEEDSSDESSAEDSESHDSASEESRKSSGEDDDQWDKFQKRLHKRERLEGRSRSSHPVHCPYYPQDKQEYWWCYICDRKSHTLLTAPAHVTALLHETELQLRFTAPRWPQLYTLSACLRSDSYIGMDQQLDLKLDVKEAAAVPHEHPQWDLSDTDSDNQDQGGNESEFTTDDEVEEE, encoded by the exons ATGGGAGGCCAGAAATTCGAATATGATGAGAGTGGATCaacattcttttattttgtgttaTCATTCCTCGCTTTAATATTAGTGCCCGCAACGTTCTACTATTGGCCGAGGAAAAGAAAAGAAG ATCCAGCAAAACAAGCAGAAAGATGTCAATGTCCAAATTGTATAAAGAAACAGTCAATAATAGAACAATCACAGCCTTACAAATCTTTAAAGAACTTCCTAATTAAACTCGCAATAATATCAGGATGGGTATTACTCGCATTTTTAGCTTATAAGGTGTCACAGTTTGACTATGAAATGTCTAATTTTGATCCATATGAAATACTGGGTTTGCCGCCTGGAGCAACTCAGGCTGAAATCAAGAAGTCTTATCGTAAGCAATCTTTGATACTCCATCCGGATAAAGAGACTGGTGATGAGAAAGCTTTCATGAAGCTTACTAAAGCTTATCAG GCTCTAACAGATGACGAGGCGCGACGGAACTGGGAGAAGTATGGCAACCCAGACGGCCCCGGAGCCATGAGTTTTGGCATAGCCTTGCCCAGTTGGATTGTAGAGAAGGAGAACAGCGTTTGGGTCCTGGGGCTCTATGCACTGGTGTTTATGGTTGCTTTACCCACtgtt GTCGGTACCTGGTGGTACCGCTCCATCCGCTTCTCCGGCGAGCAAGTCCTGCTCGACACCACACAGATGTACTTCTACTTCTGCCACAAAACCCCCTCTATGCCCCTGAAGAGGGCGCTGATGATCCTCGCGGCATCCTGCGAGTTTGACAGGAGACACAACTCGGAGATTATAGAGAGAATCACTGACAATGAGGAAGTGCCTATG CTTCTCCGTGAGCTCCCAAACCTAGGGGAAAAGAACAAGGAGCAACCTCTCTGCCGCCCCTACAGCATCAAAGCCAGAGCCTTGCTCCATGCCCATCTGTCCCGTCTCCGTCTCCCGAGCGAAGCCCTGGACGCCGACAGACGATATATCGTGGGTCGCTGCCCTGATCTGATTGTGGAGATGGTCAACTGTGTCAATCAGCTCATAGCGCTTGCTTACGCCAGGAGAA TACCCCGCCTACCGACTATAGAAACAATCGAAAATTGCATGAAGCTCTCGCCCATGATAGTCCAAGGCCTATGGGAATACAAATCCCCCCTCCTGCAACTGCCATACATCACCGAAGACCATCTGAAGCACTTCACGAGCCGCAAGAAACACATCAAGTCGCTGTTACAATTGGCACAGCTGCCCGGGGACGAGCGGCGGCAAGTTATGAGGTTTCTGAATGACAAGCAGTATGATGACGTCGTCAAAGTGTTGGGGAATATGCCCTATATACACTTCCAGGTTAATACTGAAG TAATCGACGACGAAAACTCGACGGTCGTGACGGCGGGCGCCATCGTCACCGTCACGGTGTTCCTGAGGCGAACCAACATGAAGGAGTTGTTCGGCGACTCCAGCATCAAGGAGAAGAATATCGA GGACGATGAGGAAGGCAATGGTGATGCGAAAAAGGGAGAGAACGACAAAACCGAAGAAAATGACAAGGACAAAAAGGAGGTTTCGAAGAGGCCCGTGTGGATGAAACAG CAGACCAAGCGAGCTCCAGCAAAGAGGGGCAAGAAGCCAGCGCCGGCCAAGCAGCCAGCCAAGCCTGCACCCGAACCAGTGCCAGAAGTCAAGGAGAACAAGGAACAGAAAGAACAGAAGGAGAAGGAACCTAAGAAGAAGGAACCAAAGAAGAAAGACGACGAAG AAGAAGATTCGTCAGACGAATCAAGCGCCGAAGACTCAGAGTCTCACGACTCAGCGTCCGAGGAGTCCCGCAAGTCGTCAGGAGAAGACGACGACCAATGGGACAAATTCCAAAAGCGGCTTCACAAGCGGGAGCGGTTAGAGGGCCGCTCGCGCTCGTCGCACCCTGTGCACTGCCCTTACTACCCCCAG GACAAGCAAGAGTACTGGTGGTGCTACATCTGCGACCGCAAGTCGCACACGCTGCTCACGGCCCCGGCGCACGTGACGGCCCTGCTGCACGAGACGGAGCTGCAGCTGCGCTTCACGGCCCCGCGCTGGCCGCAACTTTATACGCTTAGTGCTTGTTTACGCTCAG
- the LOC133520111 gene encoding polyadenylate-binding protein-interacting protein 1 isoform X1, whose amino-acid sequence MNNGDIGGSRGRGRGWQQPENQPRELRRPKNVVEDAKVEAPKSNLSAEAKEWYPPNYTPQTYAADPAPYRPQRFSVQNRLRQVQDQNPYNFDTMSYSLEEADNMDLRENIGNLITVMCEITFDPGKFDTLCGPLVDSFASMLHERSYTRALIDAIVNQSIGEPNFRYNGARLCSMYDSLAPPEESTFRACLLERCSAEENKIITGLEGSEENVRGFAMFLAEIYTQLEDSQGGRIRSLGESLCKVLLHLLDTDNEPNIKSVCQLLKLSGIALDADCPGGMHAMFERLKRRAALPAVRAVLALRQGRWGLAEPQRGRLGTVTNGEPPGAGDGAGAGGGFLADGHSLTAEECAFLQSNLPPKAAALEEDILEELENDAWDTGMDAEMQAGFLEFLKISNQINR is encoded by the exons ATGAATAACGGAGACATCGGGGGGTCTAGAGGCAGAGGCCGCGGTTGGCAGCAGCCAGAAAACCAACCGCGAGAGCTTCGGCGCCCGAAGAACGTCGTCGAGGATGCTAAAG TGGAAGCACCCAAGTCGAACCTGTCTGCGGAGGCGAAGGAATGGTACCCACCAAACTACACCCCGCAGACATATGCTGCCGACCCAGCCCCCTATAGACCCCAGAGGTTCTCTGTGCAGAATCGCCTGCGGCAGGTTCAGGACCAGAACCCGTACAACTTCGACACCATGTCCTACTCGCTTGAGGAGGCTGACAACATGGACTTGAGG GAGAACATCGGCAACCTGATAACAGTGATGTGCGAGATAACCTTCGACCCGGGCAAGTTCGACACCCTGTGCGGGCCGTTGGTTGACTCGTTCGCCTCCATGCTGCACGAGCGGAGTTACACGAGGGCGCTCATCGACGCCATCGTCAACCAG TCGATCGGCGAGCCCAACTTCCGCTACAACGGCGCTCGTCTCTGCTCCATGTACGACTCGCTCGCCCCGCCGGAGGAGTCCACCTTCCGGGCCTGTCTGCTCGAGCGCTGCTCCGCCGAGGAGAACAAGATCATCACCGGCCTCGAGGGCTCGGAGGAGAACGTGCGCGGCTTCGCCATGTTCCTGGCCGAGATCTACACCCAGCTAGAAGACAGCCAG GGCGGGCGGATCCGGTCGCTCGGCGAGAGCCTGTGCAAGGTGCTCCTGCACCTCCTCGACACCGACAACGAGCCCAACATCAAGTCCGTGTGCCAGCTTCTCAAG CTTTCAGGCATCGCCCTGGACGCGGACTGCCCGGGCGGCATGCACGCCATGTTCGAGCGGCTCAAGCGgcgcgccgcgctgcccgccgTGCGCGCCGTGCTGGCGCTGCGCCAGGGCCGCTGGGGGCTCGCCGAGCCCCAGAGGG GTCGTTTAGGTACAGTGACGAACGGCGAGCCGCCGGGCGCGGGCgacggcgcgggcgcgggcggcggcttCCTGGCCGACGGGCACTCGCTCACGGCCGAGGAGTGCGCCTTCCTGCAGAGCAACCTGCCGCCCAAGGCCGCCGCCTTGGAGGAGGACATCCT CGAGGAACTGGAGAACGACGCCTGGGACACAGGCATGGATGCCGAGATGCAAGCCGGCTTCCTCGAGTTCCTCAAGATATCCAACCAGATC
- the LOC133520118 gene encoding iron-sulfur cluster assembly 1 homolog, mitochondrial, whose translation MATKTIASATVRAVKKRLLPARAALVLTPSAVNKIKEIMAKEEAKGFIGLKVGVRQRGCNGLSYTLDYAKTKEKLDEEVKQDGVTIIIDKKAQLTLLGTEMDFVENKLAAEFVFNNPNIKGTCGCGESFSI comes from the exons ATGGCGACCAAAACTATTGCAAGTGCCACTGTGAGGGCTGTGAAGAAGCGATTGCTGCCTGCTCGTGCTGCCCTGGTGCTTACTCCCTCGGCAGTAAACAAGATCAAGGAAATAATGGCTAAAGAAGAGGCTAAAGGATTCATCGGGCTTAAAGTGGGTGTCCGGCAAAGAGGTTGCAATGGGCTCTCCTACACACTGGATTATGCTAAAACTAAAGAGAAATTAGATGAAGAAGTAAAACAGGACGGAGTCACGATTATTATAGACAAGAAGGCACAGTTAACATTATTag GAACTGAAATGGACTTTGTAGAGAATAAATTAGCAGCAGAGTTTGTGTTTAACAACCCAAACATCAAGGGCACCTGTGGATGCGGAGAATCCTTTAGTATATAG